In Variovorax paradoxus, a single genomic region encodes these proteins:
- a CDS encoding alpha/beta hydrolase, which translates to MTGNGRIRRWLRRLALCALPLMLAGCVQSMFYYPDNVRYETPDVLGMRYEPVQFTSADGTRLSGWFLPAADRKNPKEAKGTVVHFHGNAQNMSTHWRFVAWLPKHDYNVFVFDYRGYGQSEGKPEPKGVFEDSNAALDYVRSRQDVDPERLFVFGQSLGGTNAIAVMGSGNRAGVKAAAIESTFYSYSSIANDKIKGAGLLVSDEYAASKYVAAVSPIPLLFIHGTADHVIPIEHSKRLLADAHDPKRLIEVQGAGHLEPMTTLRFGNAYRKALTAFFESSMQPLQQ; encoded by the coding sequence ATGACCGGCAACGGCCGGATCCGACGATGGCTCAGGAGGCTCGCGCTGTGCGCGCTGCCGCTGATGCTCGCGGGCTGCGTGCAGTCGATGTTCTATTACCCCGACAACGTGCGCTACGAAACGCCCGACGTGCTGGGCATGCGCTACGAGCCCGTGCAGTTCACCAGCGCAGACGGCACGCGCCTGAGCGGCTGGTTCCTGCCTGCTGCCGACCGCAAGAACCCGAAGGAGGCCAAGGGCACGGTGGTGCACTTCCACGGCAACGCGCAGAACATGAGCACGCACTGGCGCTTCGTGGCGTGGCTGCCGAAGCACGACTACAACGTGTTCGTCTTCGACTATCGCGGCTACGGCCAGTCCGAAGGCAAGCCGGAGCCCAAGGGCGTGTTCGAGGACTCCAACGCGGCCCTCGACTACGTGCGCTCGCGCCAGGACGTCGACCCCGAGCGGCTGTTCGTCTTCGGGCAGAGCCTGGGCGGCACCAACGCGATCGCGGTGATGGGCTCCGGGAACCGGGCCGGCGTGAAGGCGGCGGCCATCGAATCGACCTTCTATTCGTATTCGTCGATTGCCAACGACAAGATCAAGGGCGCCGGCCTGCTGGTGAGCGACGAGTACGCGGCATCGAAGTACGTGGCCGCCGTCTCGCCGATTCCGCTGCTCTTCATCCACGGCACGGCCGACCACGTGATTCCGATCGAACATTCGAAGCGGTTGCTGGCCGACGCGCACGATCCCAAGCGGCTGATCGAGGTGCAGGGCGCCGGGCATCTGGAGCCGATGACGACCCTGCGCTTCGGCAACGCCTACCGCAAGGCGCTGACGGCCTTCTTCGAATCGTCCATGCAGCCGCTGCAGCAATGA